The Candidatus Eisenbacteria bacterium sequence AGGACCCTCATGTGTCGGCCCGGGACGATGTTCCGGATCACGCCCGTCACCCGCCCACCCTCCTTGAGGCGGAGATCGATCTCGCCCCCCTGGGCGGGATCGACGAAGGCATCGTCAGCGAGCCAGCTCCTGATGGCGGCGGGGCCGACCCAGTAGAGGTGCGCGCGCTCGCGGGTGGCGGCGACCCTTCTCTGCAGCCGCAGGTAGGTCGGCGAGGCGCCCTCGCGATGCTCCTCCAGCAGGAAGCGCAGGTTCTCGAGCACCTTGTCCCATTCGAGCGCGACCATGTCGTAGCGGACCTGCCAGGCGGGCTCGCCGGGAAAGCCGGCATGGCGGAACTTCAGGTAGGTCTTCCCCGATTCCTCGTCGTCCAGCTCGAAGCTCGCCGTCGTCTCGCAGCCGTCCCTCTCCATGAACCAGGACAGGACGAGTTTCCGGTTCTCGTCGATCTCGAGGATCTCGCCCTGCGCGACGGCCGGCTGCGCGCTGTCCTGCCACTCGATCCGGTAGCTCGCCCCTCGGGTGGGCTTCCAGCGGACGGTTGCATACATCCAGCGGGACAGGATCCCCGGATCAAGAAGGGCTCGAAACACCTCCGCGCGCGGCGCCCCGATGATGAGGCACCGCTCCACGGTCCGCGCCGGCTGGCTCATGAGATCTCCTCGCGCCTAGGGGACGTCGAAGTTGTAGGTGTAAGAGTGGACCCTTTCGTTCTGGAAGCGGACGTAGAGATCCCTGGTCCTCGTCTGTCCTCCGAGCAGGCTGATCCTGTAGTGGACCCAGGTCCAGGTGGAGTCGCCATCCTCGATCCCGCGCCTGTAGGGAAGCCCGAACTGCCCCAGGAGATCGCTCTTCGTCGTCTGGTCGATCCGGATGTCGATGACCCGTTCAGTCGGGAACTCGCGCCCGACGGTGGCGGCGCATCCGATCATTCCGAAAACCAGAAGAGCGACCGGTATGACGGCCAAGGGACGGGCGTGGCGGACGAGTTGCCCTCGAAAACCATGGTGGATCATGAGCCCTCCATCTTTGATCGTCCGTCGCCTTGCATGAAGCGCGATGCGACGGCCGCGCGAGCGCTTCAACCCCGCAACTCCACAGAAGTTCTCGTCTTATGGCTCCCGCTGTGGTCGGCAGGTTATCAGACCCCGTGAAGGCGGGTCAAGGCAAGCGGCGCCTGCGACCGTTCGCGGCGACCTCGAGCAAACGAGATCTTGGGAAACCGCTCGGATCGCCGATAACTGGAACGAGTGCTCGGATCATCGGAACATCGCGCAATGAATGACCTTGGTGTCACGGCGAAGCTCGACGTCACCCGCGTGACGGCCATCCCCGTCCATGAGGATCCGGGGAGCGGCGCGGCTCGAACGCACGCGGAGCCCGGATCTCGCTCAGAGGGGCCCGCGCGCATGCTCCGCGTGCCGACTCCTGTGCGCGGGATCGCGCGGACGGTCTGCGGCTCCTACCTGGCAGCCGGATCTCTCGACGGCTCGATCCGCGTCTGGGAAGAGGGCGCGGACGCGCCGCGCCGCACACTGACCGGCCATTCCGAACCGATCGACTCCCTTGTCTACGACGACCGCAGCGTCCTCCTTGCCTCCGCGTCCCGCGACCACACGATCAGGCTCTGGGAACACCTAGGCGGCCGCTGCTGCGCGGTCCTCCGATGCAGCCCCTACCCGAGCACGACGATCGCCTTCGATGCCGCCTCCGACCGGTTGGCGACAGGCGACAAGGATGGGACGATCAAGATCTGGAGTCTGCGCCCCCCTCGCGTCCGTCTCGCCCTCAAGGGGTCGGACGGACGCGTGACGGGCCTCGCGTTCAGCAAGGACGGCTCGCGTCTCTACAGCGCCGCCGGCGACGGCCGCTTCCGCGTCTGGCGCCTCCTCGACGGCGCTTGCGAAGCCGACCTCAACGCCCACCGCGGCCCGGTCCTCTCATGGACGATCGGGCCCGATCGCAGGACGATCGCGACCGGCGGAGCGGACGGT is a genomic window containing:
- a CDS encoding WD40 repeat domain-containing protein codes for the protein MNDLGVTAKLDVTRVTAIPVHEDPGSGAARTHAEPGSRSEGPARMLRVPTPVRGIARTVCGSYLAAGSLDGSIRVWEEGADAPRRTLTGHSEPIDSLVYDDRSVLLASASRDHTIRLWEHLGGRCCAVLRCSPYPSTTIAFDAASDRLATGDKDGTIKIWSLRPPRVRLALKGSDGRVTGLAFSKDGSRLYSAAGDGRFRVWRLLDGACEADLNAHRGPVLSWTIGPDRRTIATGGADGRVRIWDLGELRCIQTLAVGNRPVVALALSDDPLRVAVIDAAGVAQAIALPRSGEPRIYAAHVSRVREETAVSVVFTKGAGGFAIGGPDRGIRIWDF